A single genomic interval of Oryza sativa Japonica Group chromosome 7, ASM3414082v1 harbors:
- the LOC4342618 gene encoding thioredoxin H2-1 produces the protein MGGAFSTSKPKPAAGEEGGESAVVAVHSKAKWDELWDAHKNTTKLVVIDFSASWCGPCKMMEPVFKEMAGRFTDVAFLKVDVDELAEVARTWRVEAMPTFVLARGGEEVGRIVGADKDELEKTINTLRSSSSSTATTT, from the exons ATGGGCGGCGCCTTCTCGACGTCGAAGCCgaagcccgccgccggcgaggagggcggcgagtCCGCCGTGGTGGCCGTCCACTCCAAGGCCAAGTGGGACGAGCTGTGGGACGCCCACAAGAACACCACAAAGCTG GTGGTGATAGACTTCTCGGCGTCGTGGTGTGGGCCGTGCAAGATGATGGAGCCGGTGTTCAAGGAGATGGCCGGCCGCTTCACCGACGTCGCCTTCCTCAAGGTCGACGTCGACGAGCTCGCG GAGGTGGCGCGGACCTGGCGGGTGGAGGCGATGCCGACGTTCGTGCTGGCGaggggcggcgaggaggtcggccGCATCGTCGGCGCCGACAAGGacgagctcgagaagaccatcaacaCGCTcaggtcatcgtcgtcgtcgacggcgacgacgacgtga